DNA sequence from the Terriglobia bacterium genome:
GTTCGTTGGCGGAAAATTCTTAAGATACAAGCCCTTAGGTTCTGCATAGTTGAAACCTCGGAAACGGGGATTTAGCCGTCCCTCAGCGTTTTGCTTTGCGTTGTTCGCGGCCTCTGCATTGAGATTTTGTCCGTTCCGCATTACCTTTCACCTTTACAGGGTTTCCGGGCAATCCGTATAATATATTGTTAATGACTCGTCGAGCGTTACCGTATGTTTGAAAAATATACAGAGAAGGCGCGCAGAGTTATCTTCTTTGCCCGCTATGAAGCCAGCCAGTTCGGCAGCCCCTTAATTGAAACGGAACACCTTCTCCTTGGGCTGATTCGAGAAGACAAGAACCTGACCAACCGCTTCTTCCCCAAGGCAAATGCCTCTATCGACAGCATTCGCAAGGAGATAGAAGGTCGCGCGACGATTCGGGATAAGGTCTCGACTTCCGTCGATCTCCCCTTCTCGGATGAAAGCAAGCGGGCCCTGAACGCCGCAGCCGAGGAATCGGAACGGCTCTCCCACAAGCACATCGGGACCGAACATATGCTACTGGGATTGCTGCGCGAGGAAAAGTCGGTGGCGGCCGAGATCCTGCGGGAACGCGGCCTGCGCCTTTCGATGATCCGCGAGGAACTCGGGCGCGGCGCCCCGGAGAGGCACAGTCAGAGCCGGGCGAAAGAGCCGTTGAGCCTGGCCGAGTTCTCGCGCGATCTGACGGAAGCTGCGGCAAACGACGCGCTGGATCCTCTCGTGGGGAGGAACAACGAGATCGAGCGCATGATCCAGATTCTTTGCCGAAGGACGAAGAACAATCCCGTGCTTATTGGCGAGCCTGGTGTGGGCAAGACGGCAATTGTTGAGGGTCTGGCGCAGCGGATCGTTAGCGGCCAGGTTCCGCCGCCGCTCATGGACAAGAAGATCCTCGCGCTGGACATCTCTCTGATCGTCGCCGGCACGAAATATCGGGGCCAGTTTGAAGAGCGTCTGAAGACCATCATGAAGGAGTTGGTCGAAAACCGGAACCTGGTGGTTTTCATCGACGAGCTGCACACGCTCGTGGGCGCAGGTTCGGCGGAGGGCTCGCTCGACGCGGCCAACATTTTGAAGCCCGCGTTGTCGCGGGGGGAGATTCAGTGCATCGGGTCGACGACCCCTTACGAGTACCGCCGCTCGATCGAAAAAGACAGGTCGCTCGAGCGCCGCTTCCAATCGATCAAAGTGGCAGCCCCGACCGAAGCCGAAAGCATTCAGATCCTTCAGGGCATCAAGGAAAAATACGAGAACTTCCACCAGCTGAAATATACGGATGAGGCGCTGGAGAGCGCGGTTTACCTCTCCAACCGCTATATATCGGACCGTTTTCTGCCCGACAAGGCGATTGACCTCATCGATGAGGCCGGCGCGCGCGTCAAGTTGCGCTCCATCTCCGTGCCGGAGGAGTTGATCAACCTTCAGCGGCGCATCCGCATCATAGGCGGCCGAATCGAAACGGCGATTTCGGCGCAGGAATTCGAGAAAGCGGCGCGCTATCGGCTGGAGGAGGACCTCGAGCAGGAGAATCTCCAGGTCGTCAAAGAACGCTGGCGACTGAAGAGCACCGTCCCCTTGAAGGTGACGCGAAACGACATCGAGGAGGTCATCTCCAAATGGACGGGCGTTCCGGTCTCTTCGATCCATGAAGAGGAGAAGTTGAAACTCCTCCGCATGGAAGAGGAGCTTCACAAGAGGATCGTGAGCCAGGACAAGGCGATTTCCGCCCTCAGCAAGGCAATCCGTCGTTCCCGTGCCGGACTGAAGTCCCCGAAACGGCCGGTAGGCTCATTCCTTTTTCTGGGCCCCACGGGCGTCGGCAAGACAGAAATGGCCAGATCGCTCGCAGCCTTTCTCTTCGGCAGCGAAAACTCCATGATTCGGCTCGACATGTCGGAATACATGGAAAAGCA
Encoded proteins:
- a CDS encoding ATP-dependent Clp protease ATP-binding subunit, which gives rise to MFEKYTEKARRVIFFARYEASQFGSPLIETEHLLLGLIREDKNLTNRFFPKANASIDSIRKEIEGRATIRDKVSTSVDLPFSDESKRALNAAAEESERLSHKHIGTEHMLLGLLREEKSVAAEILRERGLRLSMIREELGRGAPERHSQSRAKEPLSLAEFSRDLTEAAANDALDPLVGRNNEIERMIQILCRRTKNNPVLIGEPGVGKTAIVEGLAQRIVSGQVPPPLMDKKILALDISLIVAGTKYRGQFEERLKTIMKELVENRNLVVFIDELHTLVGAGSAEGSLDAANILKPALSRGEIQCIGSTTPYEYRRSIEKDRSLERRFQSIKVAAPTEAESIQILQGIKEKYENFHQLKYTDEALESAVYLSNRYISDRFLPDKAIDLIDEAGARVKLRSISVPEELINLQRRIRIIGGRIETAISAQEFEKAARYRLEEDLEQENLQVVKERWRLKSTVPLKVTRNDIEEVISKWTGVPVSSIHEEEKLKLLRMEEELHKRIVSQDKAISALSKAIRRSRAGLKSPKRPVGSFLFLGPTGVGKTEMARSLAAFLFGSENSMIRLDMSEYMEKHSVSKLIGSPPGYVGHDEGGQLTEKVKRNPYSVLLLDEIEKAHPDVYNILLQVFEDGQLTDSLGNTIDFKNCLIIMTSNLGARFLEKRGHLGFRTTSESDAKKTEDMIHSEVKRIFNPEFLNRLDDIILFEALNADDLEKIVDLLIGQGNEVLKQKKITILLRPEARKWIVEKTCADRSYGARPLRRAIQKYIEDPLSEALIRSQFKPETLLEIYLDGDSLYYLPAGEAVESGVKLSL